In Carassius auratus strain Wakin unplaced genomic scaffold, ASM336829v1 scaf_tig00214604, whole genome shotgun sequence, a single genomic region encodes these proteins:
- the LOC113092494 gene encoding keratin, type I cytoskeletal 18, with amino-acid sequence MSLRSSYSVRSSTSQVPVSQMSQMSQMSIKRTTNVPTYRAASIYGGAGGQGTRISSASYSGVRSGVGLPSMSSSIHVSATGATGDIMGNEKMAMQNLNDRLASYLEKVRTLEQANSKLELKIREALEKKGPEVCDYSRFQPIIDDLRRKIFDATSNNARLVLQIDNARLAADDFRVKYDSELSIRQGVEADIAGLRKVIDDTNMNRMNLESEIEALKEELIFLKKNHDNEVMELRNQISHSGVQVDVDAPKGQDLAKIMEEIRSKYEKMALKNQEELKAWHESQITEVQVQVIQNTEALEGARTEVNELRRQIQTLEIELESQRNLKGSLEATLRDTEMRYNMEIESLNAVTMQLEAELTQLRNNIQHQTQEYEALLNLKMKLEAEIATYRRLLDGGDFKLQDALEEQKRVKVMTVTQTLVDGKVVSSSTETKEKKF; translated from the exons ATGAGTTTGAGATCAAGCTACAGCGTGCGTTCCTCCACCTCCCAGGTGCCGGTGTCCCAGATGTCCCAGATGTCCCAGATGTCCATTAAGCGTACCACCAACGTGCCGACTTACCGGGCTGCGAGCATCTACGGCGGCGCCGGAGGCCAAGGAACCCGAATCTCCTCTGCCTCCTACTCAGGTGTCCGCAGTGGAGTTGGACTTCCCTCAATGTCCAGCTCCATCCATGTGAGTGCCACTGGAGCCACCGGTGATATCATGGGCAATGAGAAGATGGCCATGCAGAACTTGAACGACCGTCTGGCCTCCTACCTGGAGAAAGTGAGGACCCTGGAGCAGGCCAACAGCAAGCTGGAGCTGAAGATCCGCGAGGCCCTGGAGAAGAAAGGTCCTGAAGTCTGTGACTACAGCCGCTTCCAGCCCATCATTGACGATCTGCGCAGGAAG ATCTTTGATGCCACTTCAAACAACGCCCGTCTAGTGCTCCAGATTGATAACGCCCGCCTGGCAGCTGATGACTTCAGAGTCAA GTATGATTCTGAGTTGTCCATCCGCCAGGGTGTGGAGGCTGACATTGCCGGCCTGAGAAAGGTCATCGATGACACCAACATGAACCGCATGAACCTTGAGAGTGAGATTGAGGCCCTTAAGGAAGAGCTCATCTTCCTTAAGAAGAACCATGACAAT GAGGTAATGGAGCTTCGTAACCAGATCTCCCATTCAGGAGTGCAGGTGGATGTTGACGCCCCTAAAGGACAGGACCTAGCCAAGATCATGGAGGAGATCAGATCCAAGTATGAGAAGATGGCCCTGAAGAACCAGGAGGAGCTGAAGGCCTGGCACGAATCTCAG ATCACAGAGGTTCAGGTACAAGTCATACAGAACACAGAGGCCCTCGAGGGTGCACGTACAGAAGTCAACGAACTGCGCCGACAGATCCAGACATTGGAGATCGAGCTGGAGTCACAGAGGAACCTG AAAGGATCACTGGAGGCCACTCTGCGAGACACCGAAATGCGCTACAACATGGAGATCGAGAGTCTCAATGCTGTCACCATGCAACTGGAGGCTGAGCTCACACAACTGCGCAACAACATCCAGCATCAGACGCAGGAGTACGAGGCTCTGCTGAACCTCAAGATGAAGCTGGAGGCAGAAATTGCCACCTACAGGAGACTTCTGGACGGCGGGGACTTCAA GCTCCAGGATGCTCTTGAAGAGCAAAAGAGGGTGAAAGTAATGACGGTCACACAGACGTTGGTGGATGGGAAAGTGGTGTCGTCAAGCACAGAAACCAAGGAGAAGAAATTTTGA